A section of the Clostridium felsineum DSM 794 genome encodes:
- a CDS encoding efflux RND transporter periplasmic adaptor subunit: MKNKKNKIITISIIVFVGIIVVCTYFSKTIKNMLLPEVTISYMKPGSIGESLESTGTIQYENTHKIYPMSNWQVKQVCVKLNQEVKKGDVLAKVDNDEISLKEKEEQEIIMQLQDEINSLKKVQPPDQDKIKEDQYKLDTENIKYKAIRKGLTNDGSILSDVDGKIVSINFQNGESASDTQSDSSSSSQAGDNVQSASNDLFEIISSDTTLSVKWIASDKDAEKFSIGDNVNVTSKDGENSNAETATISEKKYDSTKDEYEFLATLNNNKDLKENDKVTVSTQENEKKYDIVIPKSCLYDENGVDYIYAVKAKNGALENEEYVEKIQVKVIDSDTLNCAIKSVNDGHLDKSNYGIVSSSSKSIDDNSEVKLVTTEVSR; this comes from the coding sequence ATGAAAAATAAAAAAAATAAAATTATTACTATAAGTATTATAGTATTTGTAGGTATTATTGTAGTCTGCACATATTTTTCAAAAACAATAAAAAATATGCTTCTTCCTGAGGTTACTATATCTTACATGAAGCCTGGAAGTATAGGTGAAAGTTTAGAATCTACAGGAACAATACAATATGAAAATACTCATAAAATATATCCAATGTCAAATTGGCAGGTTAAACAGGTTTGTGTAAAACTAAATCAAGAGGTTAAGAAAGGAGATGTATTAGCAAAAGTAGATAATGATGAAATATCATTAAAAGAAAAAGAAGAGCAGGAAATAATAATGCAGCTTCAGGACGAAATAAATAGCTTAAAGAAGGTACAACCTCCGGATCAGGACAAGATTAAAGAAGATCAATATAAATTAGATACTGAAAATATAAAGTATAAAGCGATAAGAAAAGGATTAACGAATGATGGCAGTATACTTTCGGATGTAGATGGTAAGATAGTGAGCATAAATTTCCAAAACGGAGAAAGTGCTTCGGATACTCAGAGCGACAGTTCATCAAGTTCGCAAGCAGGAGATAATGTACAATCAGCAAGCAATGATCTGTTTGAAATAATAAGTAGTGATACAACTCTTTCAGTGAAGTGGATAGCTTCGGATAAAGATGCTGAAAAATTTTCAATTGGGGATAATGTTAATGTTACATCAAAAGATGGGGAAAATTCTAATGCTGAAACAGCAACAATTTCTGAAAAAAAATATGATTCAACTAAAGATGAATATGAATTTTTAGCTACTTTAAATAATAATAAGGATCTAAAGGAAAATGATAAGGTTACTGTAAGTACACAGGAAAATGAAAAAAAATATGATATTGTTATTCCTAAAAGCTGTCTATACGATGAAAATGGAGTAGATTATATTTATGCTGTTAAAGCAAAAAATGGAGCATTGGAAAATGAAGAGTATGTTGAAAAAATTCAAGTGAAAGTTATAGATTCTGATACGCTTAATTGTGCTATTAAATCAGTTAATGATGGTCATTTAGATAAGAGTAATTATGGAATTGTAAGTAGCTCCTCTAAGTCAATTGATGACAATTCTGAAGTAAAGTTAGTTACAACAGAAGTATCGAGGTGA
- a CDS encoding carbohydrate ABC transporter permease, translating into MNKKNKTLIFFEYVVLSIFAIGAIFPVIYMVSNSLMGESEVTSALQNFKFHIIPDGFTLIQYYNSLLKQPDFLLKFWNSVILTVPTVIGQIVVSIFGAYSFAKIKFKYKTQIFFMFIILMIMPYQVTLVPIYIIMKKLNLVGSYASVILPGIFSTFGVFLMTQFMKSIPDEQCQAAKIDGANDIQILFKIVLPQCKGALVSLMILSFIDNWNMIEQPLILLQDKKQPLSTFLSQINTGELGIAFACGVIFMIPSILMFLKGEDELLKGIQHLDMK; encoded by the coding sequence ATGAATAAAAAAAACAAAACACTAATTTTTTTTGAATATGTAGTATTAAGTATTTTTGCTATAGGAGCAATATTTCCTGTGATATACATGGTTTCTAATTCTCTTATGGGAGAAAGTGAGGTGACAAGTGCACTTCAAAACTTTAAGTTTCATATTATACCTGATGGGTTTACATTGATTCAATATTATAATAGTTTGCTTAAGCAGCCAGATTTTTTATTGAAGTTTTGGAATTCAGTAATATTAACAGTGCCAACAGTTATTGGACAAATAGTAGTATCCATTTTTGGAGCCTATTCTTTTGCTAAAATAAAATTCAAGTATAAAACTCAAATATTTTTTATGTTCATAATACTTATGATAATGCCATACCAAGTAACTTTAGTACCAATATATATAATTATGAAAAAATTGAATTTAGTAGGTTCTTATGCTTCAGTAATATTACCTGGAATATTTTCAACCTTTGGAGTATTTCTTATGACACAATTTATGAAATCAATTCCAGATGAACAATGTCAAGCAGCAAAAATTGATGGTGCTAATGATATACAAATATTATTCAAAATTGTACTGCCTCAATGCAAAGGAGCTTTAGTATCACTTATGATACTTAGTTTTATAGATAATTGGAACATGATAGAGCAGCCTCTTATATTACTTCAAGATAAAAAACAGCCCCTTTCAACATTTTTATCACAAATAAATACTGGTGAGTTGGGTATAGCCTTTGCATGTGGGGTAATATTTATGATACCTTCTATACTTATGTTTTTAAAGGGGGAAGATGAACTTCTTAAAGGAATACAGCATTTAGATATGAAGTAG
- a CDS encoding carbohydrate ABC transporter permease, giving the protein MKIQNLNAKQKENIKGYIFAGPSIVGFLMFFVIPFFISILYCFTQGVGALEFVGFENFIELFQNASFKLAVKNTILFNIISVPLLLVVSLGVTIILNNKIKKASFFRTALTLPLVIPIASIILVWQVFFAESGVINQILVKIGINGPDYLKTGWSFFILVLLYVWKNCGYDMIIFLAGLNNIPKEYYEAAEIDGCSKIQSFFKITLPLLMPTIFFAFIISIINSLRIYREAYLLSGQYPDSSIYMLQHFMNNNFVNLNYQRLSTASVIVFVFVVIVIYYLFKIQKKFEV; this is encoded by the coding sequence ATGAAAATACAAAACTTAAATGCGAAGCAAAAAGAAAATATAAAAGGATATATTTTTGCAGGACCCTCCATAGTGGGATTTTTAATGTTTTTCGTAATACCATTTTTTATAAGTATATTATATTGCTTTACTCAAGGTGTTGGGGCTTTGGAGTTTGTTGGATTTGAAAATTTTATAGAATTATTTCAAAACGCTTCTTTTAAATTAGCTGTTAAAAATACAATTTTATTCAATATAATTAGTGTACCATTGCTTTTGGTTGTTTCTCTTGGAGTTACTATTATTCTCAACAATAAAATTAAAAAAGCATCATTTTTTAGGACTGCGTTAACTTTACCACTAGTTATTCCTATAGCGTCAATAATACTTGTTTGGCAGGTGTTTTTTGCTGAGTCAGGGGTAATTAATCAGATACTTGTAAAAATCGGTATAAATGGACCAGATTATCTTAAGACTGGATGGTCATTTTTTATATTAGTTCTTTTATACGTTTGGAAAAATTGTGGATATGATATGATAATATTCCTTGCAGGTTTAAATAATATACCCAAAGAATACTATGAAGCTGCAGAAATAGATGGATGTAGTAAAATTCAAAGCTTTTTTAAAATAACATTACCACTGTTAATGCCTACAATATTTTTTGCTTTCATAATATCAATAATAAATTCGCTTAGAATTTATAGAGAAGCGTACTTACTTTCAGGACAGTATCCTGATTCAAGTATATATATGCTTCAGCACTTTATGAATAATAATTTTGTTAACTTAAATTATCAAAGGCTTTCAACAGCTTCAGTAATAGTTTTTGTATTTGTTGTAATTGTAATTTATTATTTGTTTAAAATTCAGAAGAAATTTGAGGTGTAG
- a CDS encoding ABC transporter substrate-binding protein, which produces MKMSKKRLGIIGVVIVIIAAIGMYPVLSKKVLKSRDSNTLTIYALAYNGKLNYDIEPIVNGFKQKYPNIKLNIVKFNLDGGGYEKYNEKILSDTLAGGGPDIIYFNPEETNARAFQKSGMLEDLKPYIEKDKDFNKGDYNSKLLNAGMYKGKLTFIPTDYCVPSYITTKELLDKNNIKITENISQNDFMQSLSGYISNAKSSNGKTLFAKSVNIGDFIASSGFECVDYENKKMYFDTKEFKDIMENYKKIYNSTPKPATSESGEEGLQGIKNRSTLFSTDQSYTCGVDFFESESTIKGLTGQTQVINSFPTYDGGNKTIAIAEDLIGMSKTTLNKKAAYDFIKIALSEKIQCDNRGYAPPINKKSQIDIKNKYLNEEVGKNDKENKVILNKLSDDFNKYYDRVTNNIDEVRILDTNVDKLIKECMTPYFENKSSYDSALKTLENKVKLYINE; this is translated from the coding sequence ATGAAAATGTCAAAAAAACGATTAGGAATTATTGGTGTTGTCATAGTTATTATTGCTGCAATAGGGATGTATCCAGTACTTAGTAAAAAAGTTTTAAAGTCAAGAGATTCAAATACATTAACTATTTATGCTTTAGCTTATAATGGAAAGCTTAATTATGATATAGAGCCTATTGTAAATGGATTTAAGCAAAAGTATCCTAATATAAAATTAAATATAGTAAAATTTAATCTCGATGGTGGTGGATATGAAAAATATAACGAGAAAATTTTAAGTGACACTTTAGCAGGAGGAGGACCAGATATAATATATTTTAATCCTGAGGAGACTAATGCAAGAGCTTTTCAAAAGTCTGGTATGCTTGAAGATTTAAAGCCATATATAGAAAAGGATAAAGATTTTAATAAAGGAGATTATAATTCAAAACTTTTAAATGCTGGGATGTATAAAGGAAAATTGACATTTATACCTACTGATTACTGTGTTCCATCTTATATAACAACAAAAGAGTTACTTGATAAAAATAATATTAAAATTACTGAAAATATATCTCAAAATGATTTTATGCAGTCATTGAGTGGATATATTTCAAATGCTAAAAGTAGCAATGGCAAAACACTTTTTGCAAAATCAGTAAATATAGGTGATTTTATTGCAAGTAGTGGTTTTGAATGTGTAGATTATGAGAATAAAAAAATGTATTTTGATACAAAAGAATTCAAAGATATAATGGAAAATTATAAAAAGATATATAATTCAACACCTAAGCCAGCAACTAGTGAAAGTGGTGAGGAAGGATTACAAGGAATAAAAAATCGATCTACTCTTTTTTCAACAGATCAGAGTTATACATGTGGTGTAGATTTTTTTGAATCTGAGTCCACAATAAAAGGATTAACAGGACAAACTCAGGTTATAAATAGCTTTCCGACTTATGACGGAGGTAATAAAACAATTGCAATTGCAGAAGATTTAATAGGAATGAGTAAAACAACACTAAATAAAAAGGCTGCTTATGACTTTATAAAAATAGCTTTATCAGAAAAAATACAATGTGATAATAGAGGTTATGCACCCCCTATAAATAAAAAATCACAAATAGATATTAAAAATAAATATTTAAACGAAGAAGTTGGTAAAAATGATAAGGAGAACAAGGTAATATTAAATAAACTATCAGATGATTTTAACAAATATTATGATAGGGTAACAAATAATATAGATGAAGTAAGAATTTTAGATACAAATGTAGATAAGCTTATAAAAGAATGCATGACGCCATATTTTGAGAATAAATCATCCTATGATAGTGCATTAAAAACCTTAGAAAATAAAGTTAAATTATATATAAATGAATAG
- a CDS encoding ABC transporter ATP-binding protein, which produces MKFSNLNKKLGGFFSSSKNIIKTIKLLWESSKLSFIATLIITVLNGIIVPINMVISKYLIDSVVNALKNKNPIDSLSKVLFWLIVEFGVITFSYIISRINTYFSTIQSKCLNNSISELLIKKANELDLSYFENDEFYNKIEKANSQAVGTTIQIVNALTQIVKNFTTLVGAIVIVFQLSPIILLLCIMTSIPMFIINVKIYKQKYNIYSKRIEKTRLARYLQMVMMDYVPVKEIKLNRIGNWLEKIILSIYKENLNQDKKIEKKQLLIMSIVDIFNTIISYGYKVYVIFITLTQRLSIGSMNMYISALTNLEDSVKNTLENFASLYSNNLYIENLFYVLDLKPLILKNNSGKKEFKNDIRDSIEFRNVSFKYPNSKNYALKNVSFKIEANENCAIVGLNGCGKTTLIKLLTRLYDPTEGEIYIDDINIKEFNIESLYKGIGIVFQDFMKYPFDVKKNIGFGNIDNLDNFELIKTAAKKANAYTFIQGLSNKFDTKLQKMWSNGVDLSLGQWQKLAISRAFMSNACLLILDEPTASIDAKSEYELFKDFKKLMGKGTSILISHRFSTVKMSDKIIVLKDGEIIEQGNHDSLIKNDGLYAELYNMQADAYLVDEDKNIDGSKGKLKDIV; this is translated from the coding sequence ATGAAATTTAGTAATCTTAATAAGAAATTAGGTGGTTTTTTTAGTTCTTCAAAAAATATAATTAAAACAATTAAATTACTTTGGGAAAGTTCAAAGCTGAGCTTTATTGCAACACTGATTATTACTGTATTAAATGGTATAATTGTTCCAATCAATATGGTAATTTCAAAATATTTAATTGATAGTGTTGTAAATGCATTAAAAAATAAAAATCCCATTGATTCATTAAGTAAAGTTCTGTTTTGGCTAATAGTAGAATTTGGAGTTATTACATTTTCATACATCATAAGTAGGATAAATACATATTTTTCAACTATTCAATCTAAATGTTTAAATAACAGTATTTCAGAACTTCTTATAAAAAAGGCAAATGAGCTGGATTTATCATATTTTGAAAATGATGAATTTTATAATAAAATAGAAAAAGCTAATAGCCAAGCAGTAGGAACTACTATTCAAATTGTAAATGCATTAACTCAAATTGTAAAGAATTTTACTACACTAGTTGGAGCTATTGTAATTGTATTTCAATTAAGCCCTATTATACTTTTGCTTTGTATCATGACATCTATACCGATGTTTATTATAAATGTAAAAATTTACAAACAAAAATATAATATTTATAGCAAGAGGATAGAAAAGACAAGATTAGCACGTTATTTACAGATGGTTATGATGGATTATGTACCAGTAAAAGAAATAAAACTAAATCGTATTGGAAATTGGTTGGAAAAAATTATACTTTCTATATATAAGGAGAATCTAAATCAAGATAAAAAAATTGAAAAGAAACAGCTTTTAATTATGAGTATAGTAGATATTTTTAATACAATTATCTCGTATGGATATAAAGTTTATGTGATTTTTATAACGTTAACTCAAAGGTTAAGTATTGGTTCTATGAATATGTATATATCTGCACTGACAAATTTAGAGGATTCAGTAAAAAATACTTTGGAGAATTTTGCGTCACTTTATTCAAATAATCTTTATATAGAAAACTTATTTTATGTGCTTGACTTAAAACCATTAATATTAAAGAACAATAGTGGTAAGAAAGAGTTTAAAAATGATATACGGGATTCAATAGAATTTAGAAATGTATCTTTTAAATACCCTAATTCTAAAAATTATGCTTTGAAAAATGTTAGTTTTAAAATAGAGGCAAATGAAAATTGTGCTATAGTAGGACTTAATGGTTGTGGAAAAACAACACTTATAAAATTATTAACTAGATTGTATGATCCTACAGAAGGAGAAATATATATAGATGATATAAATATCAAAGAATTTAATATAGAATCTCTATACAAAGGTATAGGAATTGTATTTCAGGATTTTATGAAGTATCCATTTGATGTGAAAAAGAATATTGGATTTGGGAATATTGATAATTTAGACAATTTTGAACTTATTAAAACAGCAGCTAAAAAAGCAAATGCATATACATTTATACAGGGATTAAGTAATAAATTTGATACAAAGCTTCAGAAAATGTGGAGTAATGGAGTGGATTTGTCACTAGGTCAGTGGCAAAAGCTTGCTATAAGTAGGGCTTTTATGAGTAATGCATGTCTACTGATATTAGACGAGCCTACGGCGTCAATTGATGCAAAGTCAGAATATGAATTGTTTAAGGATTTTAAAAAGTTAATGGGAAAAGGAACTAGTATTTTAATATCCCATAGGTTTTCTACTGTAAAAATGTCAGATAAAATTATTGTTTTAAAGGATGGAGAAATAATTGAACAAGGAAATCATGATAGTCTTATAAAAAATGATGGTTTGTATGCTGAATTATATAATATGCAAGCCGATGCTTATCTAGTGGATGAAGATAAGAATATTGATGGGAGTAAAGGTAAATTAAAAGACATAGTATAG
- a CDS encoding CA_C0660 family putative sactipeptide bacteriocin — protein sequence MKLVNPVGRDLTELETEAYSCHCICSSGQVNAKTDGHNGGYDGCECDWWYHDANSNEADEYGIRRHN from the coding sequence ATGAAATTAGTAAATCCAGTAGGAAGAGATTTAACAGAATTAGAAACAGAGGCTTATAGTTGTCATTGTATATGTTCTTCAGGTCAAGTTAATGCAAAGACTGATGGACATAACGGAGGTTATGATGGTTGTGAATGCGATTGGTGGTATCATGATGCTAACTCAAATGAAGCAGATGAATATGGAATTCGTAGACATAACTAG
- a CDS encoding insulinase family protein: MNKEYEGKSNIKKNTLKNKFTYYICNNQKSKGKVKLALIVKAGSLMEQGLPNGTAHFTEHLCIDSNVAYLKNVGKYYEDNNILQGYTNFEQTVYYFDCTIDNIEEGFSVFKNILSDCFIDRTLMKKVKQDLIVEIDYRMKCTNFGLQNNILPVIIGDKNIKDKFPLGKIKCIEKMEFQSVKSFHDKWYKPQNSAICICGDIANFDIENKISEYFSEFKDDNEKIEKYSTNYCPYGEKVVVNNNVNKNEVKAQFYYLKRNYKYSLKSDTIEYFLFSIIKNYILDLFTNESFGIVEFYSKVFLHNLKLNVLEFKSQSEFVKRLEFIIDVINKIQAKGINENDFVKYKRIFYKNLNSFYKVYRYYQNVEIIKECINNFLYDEELMTLSNEYEACNLIVDNINFKEFNKIISQEFNNKNLILVINEQERFNSEYMNKISTLLS, encoded by the coding sequence ATGAATAAAGAATATGAAGGTAAAAGTAATATAAAAAAGAATACTTTAAAAAATAAATTTACGTATTATATTTGCAATAACCAAAAGTCTAAGGGAAAAGTAAAGTTGGCTTTAATAGTAAAAGCAGGCTCTTTAATGGAACAAGGTTTACCCAATGGCACAGCACATTTTACTGAGCATCTGTGTATAGATAGTAATGTGGCTTATTTGAAAAATGTGGGTAAATATTACGAAGACAACAATATATTACAAGGGTATACAAATTTTGAACAAACCGTGTATTATTTTGATTGTACTATTGATAATATAGAAGAAGGTTTTAGTGTATTTAAAAACATTTTATCCGATTGTTTTATAGATAGAACGTTAATGAAGAAAGTTAAACAGGATTTAATAGTAGAAATTGATTATAGAATGAAATGTACAAATTTTGGTTTGCAAAATAATATACTACCGGTAATAATTGGTGATAAAAATATTAAGGATAAATTTCCATTAGGCAAAATAAAGTGTATAGAAAAAATGGAATTTCAATCGGTAAAAAGCTTTCATGATAAATGGTACAAGCCACAAAATAGTGCTATTTGTATTTGTGGAGATATAGCGAATTTTGATATAGAAAATAAAATCAGTGAGTATTTTTCTGAATTTAAAGATGATAATGAAAAAATTGAAAAATACAGCACAAATTATTGTCCATATGGAGAAAAGGTAGTTGTAAATAATAATGTGAATAAAAATGAGGTTAAGGCACAATTTTATTATTTAAAAAGAAATTATAAATATAGTTTAAAATCAGACACAATTGAATATTTTTTATTCAGCATAATTAAAAATTACATTTTGGATTTATTTACCAATGAAAGTTTTGGAATAGTGGAATTTTACTCTAAAGTTTTTCTTCATAATCTGAAGCTTAATGTGTTGGAGTTTAAATCACAAAGTGAGTTTGTAAAAAGGCTTGAATTTATTATTGATGTTATTAATAAAATTCAAGCAAAAGGAATTAATGAAAATGATTTCGTGAAATATAAAAGGATTTTTTATAAGAATTTAAATAGTTTTTATAAGGTGTACAGGTATTATCAAAATGTAGAAATTATAAAAGAATGTATAAATAACTTTTTATACGATGAAGAATTAATGACATTGTCTAATGAATATGAGGCTTGCAATTTGATTGTTGATAATATAAATTTTAAAGAATTTAATAAAATAATATCTCAAGAATTCAATAATAAAAATTTAATATTAGTAATTAATGAACAAGAAAGATTTAATTCAGAGTATATGAACAAAATTAGTACCCTTTTAAGCTAA
- a CDS encoding radical SAM protein, which yields MSISDQCTIEIDKYIDYFKKNTSQPNILAKLFKTDSAYYVYDTGTNKVLSCGEYEYNILGKIIDGKVDEISRIKSDVDKGGFYEALENVRQAIEEEDILKGGNKWKFVSKGHFEELDEKIDHELEQITLELTEKCNLRCRYCIYNESYEHKRNFGNKDMPIEIAEKAIDYANLHSGKEKGVGITFYGGEPLMNFKLLKHSIEYSRKVINDKKLTFSLTSNLTLMTSEIATYLASIENLTILCSIDGPEEIHDSYRKDVNGNGTFKRAIRGLKYLIEAFGDRANKSVSINMVFTPPYSIEKVNKIEAFINSLDWLPKDLRIAMTYPSAGSVDDIPPKGREKNYGMELIQWSESRYKSELKSDGKIDMFNEEFVVHPILRIHGRRISAKSESGYPVNGCCVPGSRKLYVTVDGNFLLCERIDGSPIIGNVFTGMNKAKIKKEIVEEFTNEAIKDCSKCWAARLCNICYSQCYTDGKLDMEQKKRYCIRSRKTALRSLIFYHKCAEINPEKLKYLNEIEVS from the coding sequence ATGTCAATTTCAGATCAGTGTACTATAGAGATAGATAAGTATATAGATTACTTTAAAAAAAATACTAGTCAACCTAATATATTAGCAAAACTTTTTAAAACAGATTCTGCATATTATGTTTATGATACAGGTACCAATAAAGTATTATCCTGTGGGGAGTATGAGTATAATATATTAGGAAAAATTATTGATGGTAAGGTTGATGAAATATCAAGAATTAAAAGCGATGTGGATAAAGGTGGATTTTATGAAGCATTAGAAAATGTAAGACAAGCCATAGAAGAAGAGGATATACTAAAAGGAGGAAATAAATGGAAATTTGTATCGAAGGGCCATTTCGAAGAATTAGATGAAAAAATTGATCATGAATTAGAGCAGATTACTCTTGAACTTACTGAAAAATGTAATTTACGATGTAGATATTGCATATATAATGAATCATACGAACATAAGAGGAATTTTGGAAATAAAGATATGCCTATTGAGATAGCTGAAAAGGCTATTGATTATGCTAATTTACATAGTGGAAAGGAAAAAGGAGTTGGGATAACTTTTTATGGCGGAGAGCCTTTGATGAATTTTAAATTATTAAAACATTCTATTGAATATTCAAGAAAAGTTATAAATGATAAGAAATTAACCTTTTCTCTAACAAGTAATTTAACATTGATGACATCTGAAATAGCTACTTATTTAGCCTCTATTGAAAATTTAACTATATTATGCAGTATAGACGGACCAGAAGAAATTCATGATAGTTATCGAAAAGATGTAAATGGTAATGGAACATTTAAAAGAGCTATTAGAGGATTAAAATATTTAATAGAAGCCTTTGGGGATAGGGCTAATAAATCAGTTTCGATAAACATGGTATTTACACCACCATATTCTATAGAAAAAGTAAACAAAATAGAAGCTTTTATAAATAGCTTAGATTGGCTTCCAAAGGATTTACGTATAGCAATGACTTATCCTTCAGCAGGAAGTGTAGATGATATTCCACCAAAGGGACGTGAAAAAAATTATGGAATGGAGCTAATTCAGTGGTCTGAAAGTAGGTATAAAAGTGAGCTTAAAAGTGATGGGAAAATAGATATGTTTAATGAGGAGTTTGTTGTACATCCTATTCTAAGAATACATGGTAGAAGAATAAGTGCTAAATCAGAATCTGGGTATCCAGTAAATGGTTGTTGTGTTCCGGGAAGTAGAAAATTATATGTAACCGTAGATGGTAATTTTCTACTTTGTGAAAGAATAGATGGTTCACCTATTATAGGAAATGTATTTACTGGTATGAATAAAGCGAAGATAAAAAAAGAGATAGTAGAGGAATTTACTAATGAGGCAATTAAAGATTGTTCTAAATGTTGGGCAGCTCGTTTATGTAATATATGTTATTCACAGTGTTACACAGATGGAAAGCTTGATATGGAACAGAAGAAAAGATATTGTATTAGGTCACGTAAGACAGCATTAAGAAGTTTGATTTTTTATCATAAATGTGCTGAAATAAATCCAGAAAAACTTAAGTATTTAAATGAAATAGAGGTTTCTTAG
- a CDS encoding CA_C0660 family putative sactipeptide bacteriocin, which translates to MKLVNPVGRDLTELETEAYSCHCVCSSGVVDAKMRGFSDPDEGCECDWREYDNNLNEAGIIYGIRKNK; encoded by the coding sequence ATGAAATTAGTAAATCCAGTAGGAAGAGATTTAACTGAACTAGAAACAGAGGCTTATAGTTGCCATTGTGTATGTTCTTCAGGTGTAGTTGATGCAAAGATGAGAGGGTTTAGTGATCCTGATGAAGGGTGTGAATGTGATTGGCGAGAGTATGATAATAACTTAAATGAAGCAGGCATAATATATGGAATTCGCAAAAATAAGTAG
- a CDS encoding CA_C0660 family putative sactipeptide bacteriocin, translating into MKLVNPVGRDLTELETEAYSCHCICSSGSVDSKMSVSSGVEDTCECDWWNHNANLDESNSYGIRKNN; encoded by the coding sequence ATGAAATTAGTAAATCCAGTAGGAAGAGATTTAACTGAACTAGAAACAGAGGCTTATAGTTGTCATTGTATATGTTCTTCAGGTTCAGTTGATTCAAAGATGAGTGTGTCTAGTGGAGTGGAGGATACTTGTGAATGTGATTGGTGGAATCATAATGCTAACTTAGATGAATCAAACTCATATGGAATTCGCAAAAATAACTAG
- a CDS encoding CA_C0660 family putative sactipeptide bacteriocin has product MKLVNPVGRDLTELETEVYSCHCICSSGSVNAKMSEQRGEWDTDGCQCYSWGERESDLDQSNSYGIRKNN; this is encoded by the coding sequence ATGAAATTAGTAAATCCAGTAGGAAGAGATTTAACTGAACTAGAAACAGAGGTTTATAGTTGTCATTGTATATGTTCTTCAGGTTCAGTTAATGCAAAGATGAGTGAGCAGCGTGGTGAATGGGATACTGATGGTTGTCAATGTTATTCGTGGGGGGAACGTGAGTCTGACTTAGATCAATCGAACTCATATGGAATTCGCAAAAATAACTAG
- a CDS encoding CA_C0660 family putative sactipeptide bacteriocin has product MKLVNPVGRDLTELETEAYSCHCICSSGEANAQYSGRHEVYETCECDSWNHELNLEDVNSYEVGRNN; this is encoded by the coding sequence ATGAAATTAGTAAATCCAGTAGGAAGAGATTTAACTGAACTAGAAACAGAGGCTTATAGTTGTCATTGTATATGTTCTTCAGGTGAAGCTAATGCACAGTATAGTGGGCGTCATGAAGTGTATGAGACTTGTGAATGTGATTCTTGGAATCATGAGCTTAACTTAGAGGATGTAAACTCATATGAAGTTGGTAGAAATAACTAG
- a CDS encoding CA_C0660 family putative sactipeptide bacteriocin encodes MKLVNPVGRDLTELETEAYSCHCVCSSGLTCARMSGYYGDYAASCACECDFWYHDHNSAAAKYMVS; translated from the coding sequence ATGAAATTAGTAAATCCAGTAGGAAGAGATTTAACTGAACTAGAAACAGAGGCTTATAGTTGTCATTGTGTGTGTTCTTCAGGCTTAACTTGTGCACGTATGAGTGGATATTATGGAGATTATGCTGCTTCTTGTGCTTGTGAATGTGACTTTTGGTATCATGATCATAACTCAGCTGCAGCAAAATATATGGTCAGCTAA